In one window of Camelina sativa cultivar DH55 chromosome 15, Cs, whole genome shotgun sequence DNA:
- the LOC104747632 gene encoding transcription initiation factor TFIID subunit 14-like isoform X2, with translation MESDMEVMSETDASPPQKLRMFGMGRTIDDREDESVRRRIRDVEVYLPIVCGSVAFFLGKRATEYRTHKWTVYVRGATNEDLGVVIKRVIFHLHPSFKNPTRVVDSPPFALTECGWGEFKIDITVFLHTDVCEKKLDLSHVLKLNPENEYGSVPKSIKIPVVAESYNEIVFPDPFESFLTRVYNHPAVHISNLPDGFNLRPTGVADTYHQLRNGDTKDHPLSQWFWTFSEADELFQLTAARQKLQFPLLKLK, from the exons ATGGAGTCTGATATGGAGGTTATGTCTGAAACTGATGCGTCTCCTCCGCAGAAGCTACGTATGTTCGGAATGGGTAGAACAATTGATGATCGCGAAGATGAG AGTGTGAGAAGAAGGATCAGAGATGTTGAAGTTTATCTTCCAATTGTCTGTGGATCGGTTGCTTTTTTTCTTGGAAAGAGAGCTACAGA ATATCGAACACATAAGTGGACTGTGTATGTGCGTGGAGCAACAAATGAGGATCTTGGTGTGGTTATCAAGCGGGTCATCTTCCATTTGCATCCAAGTTTTAAGAACCCAACTAGAGTGGTTGATTCTCCTCCCTTTGCATTGACTGAGTGTGGTTGGGGAGAATTCAAAATCGACATTACTGTTTTCCTCCATACTGATGTCTGTGAAAAGAAGTTGGATTT GTCTCATGTCTTAAAGCTGAACCCGGAGAATGAATATGGTTCTGTTCCTAAGTCTATCAAGATACCAGTTGTCGCTGAGTCTTACAATGAAATTGTCTTCCCTGATCCTTTTGAGAGTTTCCTCACCCGTGTTTATAATCACCCTGCTGTGCACATATCTAACCTTCCAGATGGTTTCAACCTGCGTCCTACAG GAGTTGCTGATACTTATCATCAGTTGAGAAATGGAGACACTAAGGATCATCCACTCAGTCAATGGTTTTGGACGTTTTCAGAAGCAGATGAGCTTTTTCAACTTACTGCAGCTCGTCAGAAG CTACAATTTCCTCTGCTCAAACTTAAATAG
- the LOC104747628 gene encoding E3 SUMO-protein ligase RanBP2-like, with amino-acid sequence MGDGREGDWECSGCRNRNYAFRSFCNRCKQPRLFMDNNTSPNSKWLPRIGDWICTGCTNNNYASREKCKKCGQPKEVAALSALAIPGASLQTHLHYFTRGPQPVDQPGSLLAFPNAANQASVLNEWRSGDWICRCGFHNYSSRIQCKKCNETAPLALGTKRLASEALAHEWDSKRLNQGYTSMQPHLAIYASLPGTSPGRISNWQLPLPFLQQHSTAGLLGKGAKQWRDGDWMCTNCKNHNYASRSECNRCKTKRDILDQDQNNLEES; translated from the exons atgggAGACGGAAGAGAAGGTGATTGGGAATGTTCAGGTTGCAGAAACAGGAATTACGCGTTTAGATCATTCTGTAACAGATGCAAGCAGCCTCGTCTGTTCATGGATAACAATACTTCTCCAAACTCTAAGTGGCTTCCTCGTATCGGAGATTGGATCTGCACTG GTTGCACTAACAACAATTATGCATCACGAGAAAAGTGCAAAAAATGCGGGCAACCTAAGGAAGTAGCAGCATTGTCAGCACTTGCAATCCCTGGAGCTTCTCTTCAGACTCATCTCCATTACTTCACCCGTGGACCTCAGCCAGTTGATCAACCTGGTTCCTTGCTCGCATTCCCTAACGCTGCAAATCAAGCTTCGGTTCTTAATGAATGGAGAAGCGGTGACTGGATCTGCAGATGTGGTTTTCATAATTATTCCTCTCGTATTCAG TGCAAAAAGTGCAATGAAACAGCTCCACTAG CCCTTGGAACAAAGAGATTAGCATCAGAAGCTTTGGCTCATGAATGGGATAGCAAAAGACTGAATCAAGGATAT ACAAGCATGCAACCACATTTAGCAATATATGCATCTTTACCTGGTACGAGCCCTGGCAGGATCTCAAATTGGCAACTTCCTCTTCCATTTCTACAGCAACATTCAACAGCTGGTTTACTTGGGAAGGG AGCAAAACAATGGCGTGATGGAGACTGGATGTGTACAAATTGCAAGAATCACAATTATGCATCTCGATCAGAGTGCAATAG GTGCAAGACAAAACGAGATATTCTTGATCAGGATCAAAACAATCTTGAAGAATCATGA
- the LOC104747631 gene encoding uncharacterized protein LOC104747631 — MAGKEDTTNLSAQESLIKEATELWKSELESRRLQVDSLEAELVDVKAYLEFRSEEDARKELGVLSGRVRSTATMLRYLRSKARVLAIPDLPNVEQIELNEKDGGSSSSAGDRSTNPETNRWYRGSLGVEDGAYTNEMLQSIETVTDVLESLVRRVTAAESESAVQKERALLGEEEVSRKTVQIENLALKLEEMERFAHGTNSVLNEMRERIEELVEETMRQREKAVENEEELSRVKREFESLKSYVSTFTNVRETLLSSERQFKTIEELFERLVTKTTQLEGEKAQKEVEVQKLMEENVKLTALLDKKEAQLLALNEQCKVMALSASNI; from the exons ATGGCTGGTAAAGAGGATACTACTAATCTATCTGCACAAGAGTCTTTGATCAAGGAAGCCACTGAGTTATGGAAGAGTGAATTGGAATCTCGTCGGTTGCAGGTAGATAGTTTAGAAGCTGAACTTGTGGATGTCAAGGCTTACCTTGAGTTTCGTTCTGAAGAAGATGCCAGGAAGGAATTAGGTGTTCTTTCCGGTAGGGTCAGATCGACTGCTACAATGTTGCGCTATTTGAGATCAAAAGCTAGAGTCTTGGCTATTCCTGATCTACCGAATGTGGAACAGATCGAACTGAATGAGAAAGATGGTGGTTCATCATCTTCTGCAGGGGATAGGAGCACTAATCCTGAAACCAATAGGTGGTACCGTGGCTCCTTGGGTGTAGAGGATGGAGCTTATACTAATGAGATGCTCCAATCCATAGAGACTGTGACTGATGTGCTGGAATCTCTTGTGAGGAGGGTTACAGCAGCAGAATCTGAGTCGGCTGTTCAAAAGGAGAGGGCACTTTTGGGCGAGGAAGAAGTCAGTAGGAAGACAGTCCAAATCGAGAATTTGGCCTTGAAGTTAGAAGAGATGGAAAGGTTTGCTCATGGGACTAATAGTGTTCTAAACGAAATGCGGGAAAGGATTGAGGAACTAGTTGAAGAGACGATGAGACAGAGGGAGAAAGCTGTGGAAAACGAAGAGGAGCTTTCTCGTGTGAAGAGAGAGTTTGAGTCGCTTAAAAGCTATGTCAGTACTTTTACCAATGTTAGAGAAACACTTCTTTCTTCGGAGAGACAATTCAAAACCATCGAGGAGCTCTTTGAACG GCTGGTTACTAAGACGACGCAATTAGAAGGCGAGAAGGCACAAAAGGAGGTTGAAGTTCAGAAACTGATGGAGGAGAACGTGAAACTGACGGCACTTCTCGACAAGAAAGAAGCTCAGCTTCTAGCATTGAACGAACAATGCAAAGTCATGGCTCTGAGTGCATCAAACATATGA
- the LOC104747629 gene encoding uncharacterized protein LOC104747629 has protein sequence MKTLHFLAPNVINLKQQQSYAQSQFMLHRNNRRTLSINCVNSGGDDEKKISQPFDGVEIRFKRGSRKKIREEGLGEGGGGQNSKKKETVQKPWEEMTLNEKALELYVGEKGLLFWLNKLAYASIYIVIGGWILFRFVGPAFNLYQLDTPPLDPKNILKG, from the coding sequence ATGAAAACTCTCCACTTTTTAGCTCCCAATGTTATCAATCTGAAGCAGCAACAATCTTACGCACAAAGCCAGTTCATGTTGCATCGTAACAACCGACGAACTCTATCGATAAACTGCGTAAAcagtggtggtgatgatgagaagaagatttcTCAGCCGTTCGATGGGGTGGAGATAAGGTTCAAACGAGGATCGAGAAAGAAGATTAGGGAAGAGGGtttaggagaaggaggaggagggcAAAACAGTAAGAAAAAAGAGACTGTTCAAAAGCCATGGGAAGAGATGACATTGAATGAGAAGGCACTGGAGCTTTACGTTGGAGAGAAAGGTTTGTTGTTTTGGCTCAACAAATTGGCTTACGCATCGATTTACATTGTCATTGGAGGTTGGATTCTTTTCCGGTTTGTCGGACCGGCGTTCAATCTTTATCAGCTCGATACACCGCCTCTTGATCCTAAAAACATCTTGAAGGGTTAA
- the LOC104747634 gene encoding 60S ribosomal protein L8-1 isoform X1, producing MGRVIRAQRKGAGSVFKSHTHHRKGPAKFRSLDFGERNGYLKGVVTEIIHDPGRGAPLARVTFRHPFRFKKQKELFVAAEGMYTGQFLYCGKKATLVVGNVLPLRSIPEGAVVCNVEHHVGDRGVLARASGDYAIVIAHNPDNDTTRVKLPSGSKKIVPSGCRAMIGQVAGGGRTEKPMLKAGNAYHKYRVKRNSWPKVRGVAMNPVEHPHGGGNHQHIGHASTVRRDAPPGQKVGLIAARRTGRLRGQAAASAAKAD from the exons ATGGGTCGTGTCATCAGAGCTCAACGTAAGGGAGCGGGTTCCGTCTTCAAATCCCACACTCACCACCGCAAAGGTCCGGCTAAGTTCCGCAGCCTCGATTTCGGCGAGAGAAATGGTTACCTCAAGGGCGTCGTGACGGAGATCATCCACGATCCAGGACGTGGTGCGCCGCTTGCTCGCGTCACTTTCCGTCATCCTTTCCGTTTCAAGAAACAGAAGGAGCTCTTCGTCGCCGCCGAAGGTATGTACACCGGTCAGTTCTTGTACTGCGGTAAGAAAGCTACTCTCGTCGTCGGAAATGTTCTCCCTCTTAGATCTATCCCTGAAGGAGCCGTCGTCTGCAACGTTGAGCATCACGTTGGTGACCGTGGTGTCCTCGCCAGAGCTTCTGGTGATTACGCGATTGTTATCGCTCACAACCCTGACAACGACACTACTag GGTTAAGTTGCCGTCTGGTTCCAAGAAGATTGTCCCAAGTGGATGCAGGGCTATGATTGGTCAAGTTGCTGGTGGTGGAAGAACTGAGAAGCCAATGCTCAAGGCAGGAAACGCGTACCACAAGTACCGTGTGAAGAGAAACTCATGGCCTAAGGTTCGTGGTGTGGCTATGAATCCAGTTGAGCATCCTCATGGAGGAGGTAACCATCAGCACATTGGTCACGCCAGTACTGTTAGGCGTGATGCACCACCAGGGCAGAAGGTTGGTCTTATTGCTGCAAGGAGGACTGGTCGTCTCAGAGGTCAAGCTGCTGCTTCAGCCGCCAAGGCCGACTAG
- the LOC104747630 gene encoding SEC1 family transport protein SLY1-like: protein MALNLRQKQTECIIRMLNLNQPLNPSGTANEEVYKILIYDRFCQNILSPLIHVKDLRKHGVTLYFLIDKDRRPVHDVPAVYFVQPTESNLQRIVADASRSLYDTFHLNFSSSIPRKHLEELASGALKSGSVERVSKVHDQYLEFVTLEDNLFSLAQQSTYVQMNDPKAGDKEIEEIIERVASGLFCVLVTLGVVPVIRCPRGGPAEMVASLLDQKLRDHLLSKNNLFTEGGGFMSSFQRPLLCIFDRNFELSVGIQHDFRYRPLVHDVLGLKLNRLNVQGDKGGMKSFEIDSADPFWSANSSLEFPEVAVEIETQLNKYKRDVEEVNKRTGGGSGAEFDGTDLIGNTKHLMNAVNSLPELTERKQVIDKHTNIATALLGHIKERSIDAFTKKESDMMMKGGIDRAELMAALKGKGTKMDKLRFAIMYLISTETINQSEVEAVEAALNEAEADTSAFQYVKKIKSLNVSLAASSANSASRSNIVDWAEKLYGQSISAVTAGVKNLLSSDQQLAVTRTVEALTEGKPNPEIDSYLFLDPRAPKSSNSGGSHVKGPFREAIVFMIGGGNYVEYGSLQELTQRQLTVKNVIYGATEILTGGELVEQLGVLGKKMGLGGPVASSSLSGH from the exons ATGGCTCTCAATCTCCGTCAGAAACAGACTG AATGTATAATCCGGATGTTGAATCTAAACCAACCTTTGAATCCAAGTGGAACTGCGAACGAGGAAGTTTACAAGATCTTGATCTACGACAGATTCTGCCAGAACATACTATCACCATTGATCCATGTCAAGGATCTGCGTAAGCATGGTGTTACACTCTACTTTCTCATTGACAAAGATCGAAGACCTGTTCACGATGTTCCCGCTGTTTACTTTGTTCAGCCTACTGAATCTAACCTCCAGAGGATCGTAGCTGATGCTTCTAGATCTCTCTACGATACTTTTCATCTCAATTTCTCGTCTTCCATCCCTCGCAAGCATCTTGAAGAGCTAGCTTCTGGTGCTCTTAAGTCTGGCTCTGTTGAGAGAGTCTCGAAAGTGCACGATCAGTATCTGGAGTTTGTGACTCTGGAAGATAATTTGTTCTCTCTGGCTCAGCAATCTACCTATGTTCAAATGAATGATCCAAAAGCTGGGGATAAAGAGATCGAAGAGATTATCGAAAGGGTCGCTAGTGGTTTGTTCTGTGTCTTGGTAACGCTTGGTGTTGTCCCTGTTATCCGTTGCCCTCGTGGTGGACCGGCAGAGATGGTGGCGTCTTTGTTGGATCAGAAACTTAGGGATCATCTTTTGTCTAAGAATAATCTCTTTACTGAAGGTGGTGGGTTCATGAGCTCGTTTCAGCGTCCTCTCTTGTGCATTTTCGATAGGAACTTTGAGCTCTCGGTTGGGATTCAGCATGATTTCAGGTACCGGCCTCTTGTTCATGACGTTCTCGGCTTAAAGCTGAACCGATTGAATGTTCAGGGAGATAAAGGAGGAATGAAATCGTTTGAGATTGATAGTGCGGACCCGTTCTGGTCAGCAAACAGTTCTCTGGAGTTTCCAGAGGTCGCTGTGGAGATTGAAACCCAGTTGAACAAGTACAAGAGAGACGTCGAAGAGGTTAACAAGAGAACTGGAGGCGGGAGCGGCGCTGAGTTTGACGGGACTGATCTGATTGGAAATACCAAACATCTCATGAACGCTGTGAACTCGCTCCCGGAGTTAACCGAGAGAAAGCAAGTGATTGACAAACACACCAACATCGCAACTGCGCTCTTAGGACATATCAAGGAGAGATCTATTGACGCTTTCACTAAGAAAGAAAGCGACATGATGATGAAAGGTGGAATCGACAGAGCCGAACTTATGGCTGCCCTGAAAGGCAAAGGGACAAAGATGGACAAGCTCCGGTTTGCAATCATGTACTTGATCTCCACAGAAACCATAAACCAGTCCGAAGTTGAAGCCGTGGAAGCAGCATTGAATGAAGCTGAGGCTGATACAAGTGCGTTTCAGTACGTGAAGAAGATCAAATCCTTAAACGTGTCTCTTGCTGCTTCTTCAGCGAACTCAGCGAGCAGAAGCAACATTGTAGACTGGGCCGAGAAGCTTTATGGACAGTCTATAAGTGCGGTGACTGCAGGAGTCAAGAATCTGTTATCTAGTGATCAACAGTTGGCGGTGACTCGAACCGTTGAAGCTTTAACAGAAGGAAAACCAAACCCAGAGATCGACTCTTACCTCTTCCTAGACCCAAGAGCTCCAAAGTCTTCTAACTCAGGTGGTAGCCACGTGAAGGGACCGTTTAGAGAAGCTATAGTGTTCATGATCGGTGGAGGTAACTATGTTGAGTATGGGAGTTTGCAGGAGCTGACTCAGAGACAGCTAACCGTAAAGAACGTTATATATGGAGCCACTGAGATTCTAACAGGAGGTGAATTGGTCGAGCAGCTTGGAGTTTTGGGAAAGAAGATGGGATTGGGTGGTCCGGTCGCTTCATCGTCATTGTCTGGTCACTGA
- the LOC104747627 gene encoding uncharacterized protein LOC104747627, with product MEEDPFLRQYQPSELKIVSEFLTNWLPFLSKDLCKDCNHLLSNRIRSLDPEHCSNADKGDGECKAGSCSVLRTSNNVDDNYDGKSNEDFEDVEDCDNHSLGSWNESGIVFGSFAKASSSVLPSRPAVVETSSPRMSWADMTQEDEFEDEEDEEENRDSGRKGFDSSSMKTPQKTTLSRDQRENLRLMLVKRKKDFICLERVKGRIINVLEGLELHTGVFSAVEQKRIVDLVYQLQEKGRRGQLKERTFTAPRKYMRGKGRETIQFGCCYNYAIDRAGNPPGILKREEVDPLPPLFKVIIRRLVLWHVLPPTCVPDSCIVNIYDEDDCIPPHIDNHEFLRPFCTISFLSECDILFGSNLRVEGPGEFSGSYSLPLPVGSVLVLNGNGADVAKHCVPAVPTKRISITFRKMDESKRPVWFTPEPDLQGIEPLSLELNRSGSSARSSGSNIHNGTNRKGHGRRGGGNSYDSRGYYNAERSSEHNDSGDWPSSERRGKPRSSRN from the exons atggaagaagacCCATTTCTCCGGCAGTACCAGCCGTCGGAACTGAAGATCGTTTCGGAGTTTTTGACGAATTGGCTACCATTCTTATCTAAAGATCTATGCAAGGACTGTAATCACCTTCTCTCCAATCGAATCCGCTCTCTTGACCCAG AACATTGTAGTAACGCAGATAAAGGTGATGGAGAGTGTAAAGCTGGTTCTTGTTCAGTGTTGAGAACAAGTAACAATGTGGATGATAATTATGATGGGAAGTCTAATGAAGATTTTGAAGACGTCGAAGACTGTGATAACCATTCGTTAGGTAGTTGGAACGAGAGTGGAATTGTATTTGGTTCCTTTGCTAAAGCTTCTAGTAGTGTACTGCCTTCCCGACCAGCTGTTGTTGAAACATCAAGCCCTCGAATGTCTTGGGCTGATATGACACAAGAGGATGAGTTCgaagatgaggaggatgaagaggagAATAGGGATTCGGGTAGGAAAGGTTTTGATTCGAGTTCGATGAAGACTCCCCAGAAGACTACGTTGTCTAGAGATCAGAGAGAGAATCTCAGGCTGATGCttgtgaagagaaagaaagatttcATTTGTTTGGAGAGAGTTAAGGGGAGAATCATTAATGTGCTTGAGGGACTTGAGTTGCACACTGGTGTTTTTAGCGCAGTGGAGCAGAAACGGATTGTTGATTTAGTGTATCAACTGCAAGAGAAGGGTCGAAGAGGACAACTTAAAG AGCGCACATTTACTGCTCCACGAAAGTATATGAGAGGCAAAGGACGTGAGACTATTCAATTTGGCTGCTGTTACAACTACGCTATA GATAGAGCTGGAAACCCACCTGGTATCCTGAAACGTGAAGAAGTGGATCCATTACCTCCTCTTTTCAAAGTAATCATTAGAAGGTTGGTTCTATGGCATGTTCTGCCTCCAACTTGTGTTCCTGATAGCTGCATTGTCAACATCTATGACGAAGATGACTGCATACCTCCTCACATAGACAACCATGAATTTCTCCGTCCGTTCTGCACCATCTCTTTCCTCAGTGAATGTGATATTCTATTTGGCTCTAACCTTAGAGTCGAGGGTCCTGGTGAATTCTCGGGTTCGTACTCACTACCGCTTCCTGTGGG ATCAGTTCTGGTGTTAAATGGAAATGGAGCTGATGTAGCTAAGCATTGTGTACCTGCAGTTCCTACAAAAag GATATCAATCACATTTAGGAAAATGGATGAGTCGAAACGCCCGGTTTGGTTCACCCCAGAGCCTGATTTGCAAGGTATCGAGCCACTGTCATTAGAGCTGAACCGCTCTGGTTCTTCTGCAAGGTCCTCGGGATCAAACATCCATAACGGCACAAACCGAAAAGGACATGGACGTAGAGGAGGAGGCAATAGTTATGACTCAAGAGGTTACTATAATGCTGAGAGAAGCAGTGAGCACAATGACTCTGGAGACTGGCCATCAAGCGAGAGAAGAGGAAAGCCACGTTCTAGTAGAAACTAA
- the LOC104747634 gene encoding 60S ribosomal protein L8-1 isoform X2 has translation MGRVIRAQRKGAGSVFKSHTHHRKGPAKFRSLDFGERNGYLKGVVTEIIHDPGRGAPLARVTFRHPFRFKKQKELFVAAEGMYTGQFLYCGKKATLVVGNVLPLRSIPEGAVVCNVEHHVGDRGVLARASGDYAIVIAHNPDNDTTRVKLPSGSKKIVPSGCRAMIGQVAGGGRTEKPMLKAGNAYHKYRVKRNSWPKVRGVAMNPVEHPHGGGNHQHIGHASTVRRDAPPGQKVGLIAARRTGRLRGQAAASAAKAD, from the exons ATGGGTCGTGTCATCAGAGCTCAACGTAAGGGAGCGGGTTCCGTCTTCAAATCCCACACTCACCACCGCAAAGGTCCGGCTAAGTTCCGCAGCCTCGATTTCGGCGAGAGAAATGGTTACCTCAAGGGCGTCGTGACGGAGATCATCCACGATCCAGGACGTGGTGCGCCGCTTGCTCGCGTCACTTTCCGTCATCCTTTCCGTTTCAAGAAACAGAAGGAGCTCTTCGTCGCCGCCGAAGGTATGTACACCGGTCAGTTCTTGTACTGCGGTAAGAAAGCTACTCTCGTCGTCGGAAATGTTCTCCCTCTTAGATCTATCCCTGAAGGAGCCGTCGTCTGCAACGTTGAGCATCACGTTGGTGACCGTGGTGTCCTCGCCAGAGCTTCTGGTGATTACGCGATTGTTATCGCTCACAACCCTGACAACGACACTACTag GGTTAAGTTGCCGTCTGGTTCCAAGAAGATTGTCCCAAGTGGATGCAGGGCTATGATTGGTCAAGTTGCTGGTGGTGGAAGAACTGAGAAGCCAATGCTCAAGGCAGGAAACGCGTACCACAAGTACCGTGTGAAGAGAAACTCATGGCCTAAGGTTCGTGGTGTGGCTATGAATCCAGTTGAGCATCCTCATGGAGGAGGTAACCATCAGCACATTGGTCACGCCAGTACTGTTAGGCGTGATGCACCACCAGGGCAGAAGGTTGGTCTTATTGCTGCAAGGAGGACTGGTCGTCTCAGAG GTCAAGCTGCTGCTTCAGCCGCCAAGGCCGACTAG
- the LOC104747632 gene encoding transcription initiation factor TFIID subunit 14-like isoform X1, whose translation MESDMEVMSETDASPPQKLRMFGMGRTIDDREDESVRRRIRDVEVYLPIVCGSVAFFLGKRATEYRTHKWTVYVRGATNEDLGVVIKRVIFHLHPSFKNPTRVVDSPPFALTECGWGEFKIDITVFLHTDVCEKKLDLSHVLKLNPENEYGSVPKSIKIPVVAESYNEIVFPDPFESFLTRVYNHPAVHISNLPDGFNLRPTGVADTYHQLRNGDTKDHPLSQWFWTFSEADELFQLTAARQKVQADIAKLKRQLIMVDGQPEGL comes from the exons ATGGAGTCTGATATGGAGGTTATGTCTGAAACTGATGCGTCTCCTCCGCAGAAGCTACGTATGTTCGGAATGGGTAGAACAATTGATGATCGCGAAGATGAG AGTGTGAGAAGAAGGATCAGAGATGTTGAAGTTTATCTTCCAATTGTCTGTGGATCGGTTGCTTTTTTTCTTGGAAAGAGAGCTACAGA ATATCGAACACATAAGTGGACTGTGTATGTGCGTGGAGCAACAAATGAGGATCTTGGTGTGGTTATCAAGCGGGTCATCTTCCATTTGCATCCAAGTTTTAAGAACCCAACTAGAGTGGTTGATTCTCCTCCCTTTGCATTGACTGAGTGTGGTTGGGGAGAATTCAAAATCGACATTACTGTTTTCCTCCATACTGATGTCTGTGAAAAGAAGTTGGATTT GTCTCATGTCTTAAAGCTGAACCCGGAGAATGAATATGGTTCTGTTCCTAAGTCTATCAAGATACCAGTTGTCGCTGAGTCTTACAATGAAATTGTCTTCCCTGATCCTTTTGAGAGTTTCCTCACCCGTGTTTATAATCACCCTGCTGTGCACATATCTAACCTTCCAGATGGTTTCAACCTGCGTCCTACAG GAGTTGCTGATACTTATCATCAGTTGAGAAATGGAGACACTAAGGATCATCCACTCAGTCAATGGTTTTGGACGTTTTCAGAAGCAGATGAGCTTTTTCAACTTACTGCAGCTCGTCAGAAG GTGCAAGCTGATATCGCCAAGCTAAAACGACAGCTGATCATGGTAGATGGGCAACCTGAAGGACTTTAG
- the LOC104747633 gene encoding auxin-induced protein 15A-like, with amino-acid sequence MAIKRSSKATLSQTASIKQMVKRCSSLRKMKNQEDDLPQDVPKGHFPVYVGQNRSRYIVPISWLDHSEFQTLLRLAEEEFGFDHDMGITLPCDEVFFRSLISMFR; translated from the coding sequence atggCAATAAAGAGATCGAGCAAAGCAACGTTGTCTCAAACAGCATCTATCAAGCAAATGGTAAAGAGATGCTCGAGTCTAAGAAAGATGAAGAACCAAGAAGATGATCTTCCTCAAGACGTGCCAAAAGGTCATTTTCCGGTTTACGTTGGACAGAACCGAAGTCGGTACATCGTTCCCATTTCTTGGCTCGACCACTCCGAGTTCCAAACTTTGCTCCGCCTAGCTGAGGAAGAGTTTGGGTTTGACCATGATATGGGTATAACCTTGCCTTGTGATGAAGTCTTCTTCAGGTCTCTTATCTCCATGTTTAGATAA